Proteins found in one Acidimicrobiia bacterium genomic segment:
- a CDS encoding patatin-like phospholipase family protein, whose product MPIRVLTIEGGGVRGIIPTRLLIALESLSGRPIVDLFDVMVGTSTGGMLALGLATPDEAGQPRYTARTVGDIYTAYGYEIFPRPVSALPRSLADAREWWASASSNAAIFGFNPEVGNARYSPEGIEQAFALYFGDTRLSEALIDVVITSYDLQTKSPVLFRSRDARPNGDVDPLMRDVARATSAAPTYFPPLQMDWDGVKNRLLVDGGVFAKNPAMVGYIEGVTRARENGLADTDVKVVSLGTGIPGRSTSLTYKEFVSRSWLKLAEDVFRAAEDGQAALHDEVLSTLIGSQYWRFQIDLTDAASYAMDDVSEENVEALKHLGDQLVGERLDDLKRLAERLTST is encoded by the coding sequence ATGCCGATCCGGGTGCTCACAATCGAAGGCGGAGGCGTACGGGGCATCATCCCGACCCGGTTGTTGATCGCGCTCGAGAGCCTGTCCGGACGTCCGATCGTGGACCTATTCGATGTGATGGTCGGTACCTCGACCGGCGGAATGCTGGCTCTGGGCCTGGCAACGCCGGATGAGGCCGGTCAACCCCGATACACCGCGCGAACCGTCGGCGACATCTACACAGCATATGGATATGAGATCTTCCCGAGGCCGGTGTCGGCACTTCCCCGTAGCCTGGCAGACGCCCGGGAATGGTGGGCGTCGGCGAGTTCCAACGCGGCAATCTTCGGCTTCAACCCGGAGGTTGGTAACGCCCGGTACTCGCCGGAGGGCATCGAACAAGCCTTCGCGCTCTACTTCGGCGATACGCGGCTCTCCGAAGCACTCATAGACGTCGTGATCACCAGCTACGACCTCCAAACGAAGAGCCCCGTCCTATTCCGATCACGTGACGCCCGGCCGAATGGGGATGTCGACCCGCTCATGCGGGATGTGGCTAGGGCGACGTCGGCTGCACCTACCTACTTCCCGCCCCTGCAGATGGACTGGGACGGTGTGAAGAACCGCCTGCTGGTCGACGGCGGCGTGTTCGCCAAGAACCCGGCAATGGTCGGTTACATCGAAGGAGTCACCAGAGCGCGCGAGAACGGTCTGGCCGATACCGACGTCAAAGTGGTCTCGCTGGGCACCGGCATCCCGGGCCGGTCTACCAGCCTGACCTACAAGGAATTCGTCAGTCGAAGCTGGTTGAAGCTCGCCGAAGATGTGTTCCGGGCCGCCGAAGACGGGCAGGCGGCGCTCCACGATGAGGTCTTGAGCACGCTCATCGGCAGCCAATACTGGCGCTTCCAGATCGACCTGACCGACGCGGCTAGCTATGCGATGGACGATGTAAGCGAAGAGAACGTCGAAGCGCTCAAACACCTAGGCGACCAACTCGTCGGCGAACGTCTCGACGATCTCAAGAGATTGGCCGAACGGCTCACATCGACCTGA
- a CDS encoding alpha/beta hydrolase: MDRTTWLLIIAAIAFVTGIGLLFAEIADDAGEGAATTTSERPAPETTPATTGTTDVTRPTVVTGSGARFIEGRCEFDEPAGYEVECGWLLAPEDRSNPDNGKTVQLHVAIFHTRAEGAPDDPVVYLEGGPGGDALEAIPFTFTQAFAPFVENRDFIMFDQRGTGFSEPSLECTETTELAYDLLDDDITTGEALAAEYAAIEECRLRLIDGADLSQYNSAASAADLADLRVALGYDEWNLFGISYGTRLALTTMRDHPEGIRSVILDSTYPLQVSLPLEAGINADRAFGVFFDACASDAECSDAFPNLESRFFSLVDTLDAEPIMVTLLDVFTLDEYDALVKGDTLIGLLFQSLYSSRLIPTLPGLIDDVENGDYQSMELLLSNFFANLAFVSAGQTYSVQCREEVPFTDPAELELAGDFDPYIKRFVEAGVNTGPFVLEVCELWGVGAADPIENEPVESDIPTLVLAGEFDPITPPAWGRLAAETLSNATIFDFPGLGHGTSVSDPCALSIARAFLDDPSVEPDGSCIQEMAGPDFVTGEEPLAAIALKPVTVETFGATIDALAPDNWEEFGTGVYLRGLDGLDQTALLFQAIAGSQAELLLATLTAQLGAGEADMTTRSYDGGTTTWEIHTLEVDGVATEVALTETNGFTVLVMLATDPADRDVYIDAILIPILEALQVR; this comes from the coding sequence GTGGACCGCACCACCTGGCTGCTCATCATCGCCGCTATCGCATTCGTCACGGGTATTGGCCTGCTGTTTGCCGAGATCGCCGACGACGCCGGTGAGGGGGCCGCAACGACCACCAGCGAGCGCCCGGCTCCTGAGACAACGCCTGCCACGACTGGCACCACCGACGTCACCAGACCCACCGTCGTTACCGGATCCGGCGCTCGATTCATCGAGGGTCGCTGTGAATTCGATGAGCCGGCCGGCTACGAGGTCGAGTGTGGATGGCTGCTCGCCCCTGAGGATCGATCGAACCCGGACAACGGAAAGACCGTCCAATTGCACGTGGCCATCTTCCACACGCGGGCCGAGGGAGCTCCTGACGACCCGGTCGTCTACCTCGAGGGCGGCCCGGGCGGCGATGCCCTGGAAGCCATCCCGTTCACCTTCACCCAGGCATTTGCACCGTTCGTGGAGAACCGGGACTTCATCATGTTCGACCAGCGCGGAACCGGTTTCTCCGAGCCTTCACTCGAATGCACGGAGACGACAGAGCTCGCCTACGACCTCCTCGACGACGACATCACAACCGGTGAAGCGCTCGCCGCCGAATATGCGGCCATCGAGGAGTGCAGGCTGCGACTCATCGATGGGGCAGATCTGAGCCAGTACAACAGTGCAGCCAGCGCCGCAGATCTCGCCGACCTGCGAGTCGCCCTCGGCTACGACGAGTGGAACCTGTTCGGTATCTCCTACGGGACGAGATTGGCTCTCACCACGATGCGCGACCATCCCGAGGGAATCCGCAGCGTCATCCTCGACTCGACCTACCCGCTGCAGGTGAGCTTGCCCCTCGAGGCGGGGATCAACGCCGACCGCGCATTCGGTGTGTTCTTCGATGCCTGTGCGAGCGATGCGGAATGCTCGGACGCCTTCCCAAATCTCGAATCACGTTTCTTCAGCCTGGTCGATACCCTCGATGCCGAACCGATCATGGTGACTCTGCTCGACGTCTTTACGCTGGACGAGTACGACGCGCTCGTGAAAGGCGACACACTGATCGGCCTTCTCTTCCAGTCGCTGTATTCGAGCCGGCTGATCCCGACCCTTCCCGGCCTCATCGATGACGTCGAGAACGGCGACTACCAGTCGATGGAACTGCTCCTTTCGAACTTCTTCGCCAACCTCGCCTTCGTGTCGGCCGGCCAGACGTACTCGGTGCAATGCCGAGAGGAGGTACCGTTTACCGACCCGGCTGAACTCGAGTTGGCGGGCGATTTCGACCCCTACATCAAGCGCTTCGTCGAGGCAGGGGTCAACACGGGGCCCTTTGTCCTCGAAGTCTGCGAACTCTGGGGTGTCGGTGCGGCCGACCCGATCGAAAACGAACCGGTCGAAAGCGACATTCCCACACTGGTACTGGCCGGTGAGTTCGATCCCATCACCCCTCCGGCGTGGGGCCGGCTGGCCGCGGAGACTCTGAGCAACGCAACCATTTTCGATTTTCCGGGCCTTGGACATGGGACCTCGGTCAGCGATCCGTGCGCCCTCTCGATCGCCCGTGCCTTTCTGGATGACCCTTCTGTGGAGCCGGACGGATCGTGCATCCAAGAGATGGCCGGGCCGGACTTCGTGACGGGAGAGGAACCACTCGCGGCCATCGCATTGAAGCCGGTGACGGTGGAGACCTTCGGGGCCACCATCGACGCGCTGGCTCCCGACAACTGGGAAGAATTCGGGACCGGCGTCTACCTGCGCGGCCTGGACGGTCTCGACCAGACCGCGCTCCTCTTTCAGGCGATCGCCGGCAGCCAGGCTGAGCTCCTCCTCGCCACCCTCACCGCGCAGTTGGGCGCCGGGGAAGCAGACATGACGACCAGGTCGTATGACGGCGGCACCACTACGTGGGAGATCCACACATTGGAGGTGGACGGTGTTGCGACGGAAGTGGCGCTCACCGAAACCAACGGCTTCACAGTGCTCGTGATGCTTGCCACCGACCCGGCCGATCGGGACGTGTACATCGACGCCATCCTGATCCCCATCCTCGAAGCTCTGCAAGTGCGTTGA
- the hrpA gene encoding ATP-dependent RNA helicase HrpA gives MVTIPMTATLEDLRARLGGLTPADRRVLRRRLQGAAGIDSPTRLREVLASLADEISAAERRYALRKAAVPRKLAYPAELPITDRREELLSTIRDNQVVIVAGETGSGKSTQIPKLCLELGRGVDGFIGHTQPRRIAARSIADRIADEIGSTVGGTVGYAVRFSDKVGDGTLVKVMTDGLLLAEINRDRRLSRYDTIIIDEAHERSLNVDFLLGFIKTLLPKRPELKLIITSATIDTDRFSQHFGDAPVVEVSGRTYPVEIRYRPLDDPTQPEARDQPQGICDAVEELLTEGPGDILVFCSGEREIRDAARALEDLRLPHTEILPLYARLSTAEQQRVFRGHTGRRIILATNVAETSLTVPGIRYVVDPGTARISRYSRRTKVQRLPIEPVSQASADQRAGRCGRLGPGVCIRLYDCNDFDARPEFTEPEIQRTNLASVILQMAAIGLGDIESFPFLDPPDRRTVRDGIALLEEVGAVDPARHGTAGWLTKIGRQLAALPVDLRLARMIIEADHNECLREVLVIASGLAIQDPREQPAEKEQHADQLHARFANPDSDFLSWLGLWEYLHGERRSRSSSQFRRMCRDEYLNYRRVREWQDVHAQLREVAGELGLARNPKPAEPDAIHRALLAGLLSHVGVKDPDSYEYRGARGSRFAINPGSALFKKAPDWVMAAELVETSRLWARGVTRIDPEWVEEIGSHVVKRSHSDPWWDADRGAAVAHETVTIYGLPLQTARTVLYGRVDQATARESFILNALVAGDWPSDHAFVAHNRARVQEVLGLEARARRANLLVDDQAVNEFFDARIPADITSVRHFDAWWRRTRPDNPHLLDLSLSDLIDPGAEEVDEAAYPEVWQHGDVEIPLGYEFDPESPTDGITVVIPVSALERLDPATFEWHVPGHRQELVVALIRSLPKRLRKSLAPIPDTARTVLAGGVPPGVGLTAFLRRQLSRIVGEPIPPDSFDLESLPSHLRPIFRIEALDGSVLAEGRNLSSLKDELRAEARSTASATRHELEAAGLTTWSVGELPHTVEIQGPDHAVTAYPALVDDGDSVSVRLLATAGEQAGSMWEGTRRLLLLNLPSGAELLRPLLTREAKVALTAGPFADADEWATDCLTSALDDVIVRMGGPPANATGFDALLVAARDDLYDELVIVAERSLRVMWTLGTLRADLDEAAGAFPEAVSDMRLQIRRLIYPGFSTGLGADRLEDVHRYLLAIGRRLTRLPDDQVRDRDLMESVLVLEAEHDRLQEMLPPSPEMTDIAWMLQELRVSLFAQSLGTRGKVSEKRIRKAMADLAMSG, from the coding sequence ATGGTCACGATTCCCATGACGGCAACTCTCGAAGATCTCCGCGCCCGCCTCGGCGGGCTCACTCCGGCCGACCGCCGGGTCCTCAGGCGCCGCCTGCAGGGAGCCGCCGGGATCGACTCCCCCACCCGCCTCCGGGAGGTACTCGCCTCTCTCGCAGATGAGATCAGCGCAGCCGAGAGACGGTACGCCCTTCGCAAAGCAGCCGTTCCCCGGAAGCTCGCCTATCCAGCCGAACTGCCGATCACCGACCGACGTGAAGAACTCCTCTCCACGATCCGAGACAATCAGGTGGTCATCGTGGCCGGAGAAACGGGGTCGGGAAAGAGCACGCAGATCCCAAAGCTGTGTCTGGAACTCGGTCGCGGAGTCGACGGGTTCATCGGACATACGCAGCCACGCCGGATCGCCGCTCGCTCGATCGCCGATCGCATTGCCGACGAGATCGGATCTACGGTCGGCGGCACCGTCGGTTACGCGGTGCGCTTCTCAGACAAGGTTGGCGACGGCACCCTCGTCAAGGTGATGACAGACGGGTTGCTGCTGGCGGAGATCAACAGGGATCGCCGGCTGAGTCGCTACGACACGATCATCATCGATGAAGCCCATGAGCGCAGTCTGAATGTCGACTTCCTGCTCGGATTCATCAAGACCTTGCTTCCCAAACGACCCGAACTGAAGCTGATCATCACGTCGGCCACGATCGACACGGACCGCTTTTCACAGCACTTCGGTGACGCCCCGGTCGTTGAGGTGTCCGGCCGAACCTACCCGGTCGAAATCCGCTACCGGCCTCTCGACGACCCCACCCAGCCCGAAGCCCGTGACCAGCCCCAGGGAATCTGCGACGCCGTCGAGGAACTCCTCACCGAAGGACCAGGCGACATCCTTGTGTTCTGTTCCGGCGAACGCGAGATCCGCGACGCGGCCCGCGCCCTCGAGGATCTGCGCCTTCCCCACACCGAGATCCTCCCGCTCTACGCCCGGCTATCCACCGCCGAACAGCAACGAGTGTTTCGTGGTCATACCGGCAGACGAATCATCCTCGCCACGAACGTGGCGGAGACCTCGCTCACCGTGCCCGGGATCCGGTATGTCGTCGATCCCGGAACCGCCCGCATCTCGCGATACAGCCGCCGCACCAAGGTCCAGCGACTCCCCATCGAACCCGTATCGCAGGCCTCGGCGGACCAGCGGGCCGGTCGGTGCGGGCGGCTCGGCCCGGGAGTCTGCATCCGTTTGTACGACTGCAACGACTTCGACGCCCGTCCGGAGTTCACCGAACCGGAGATCCAGCGCACCAACCTGGCCTCGGTGATTCTCCAGATGGCGGCCATCGGCCTGGGCGACATCGAATCGTTCCCGTTCCTGGATCCACCGGATCGTCGCACCGTCCGTGACGGGATAGCGCTGCTCGAGGAGGTCGGTGCCGTAGATCCGGCTCGACATGGAACAGCCGGGTGGCTGACCAAGATCGGACGTCAGCTGGCCGCGCTCCCCGTCGACCTCCGATTGGCACGGATGATCATCGAAGCGGACCACAACGAGTGCCTGCGTGAAGTCCTGGTGATTGCTTCGGGTCTGGCAATCCAGGATCCAAGGGAACAACCCGCCGAAAAGGAACAACACGCAGACCAACTGCATGCCCGCTTCGCCAATCCCGACTCCGACTTCCTGAGCTGGCTCGGGCTGTGGGAGTACCTGCACGGCGAGCGGCGGTCCCGCTCGTCGAGCCAGTTCCGCCGGATGTGTCGGGATGAATACCTGAACTACCGGCGCGTGCGCGAGTGGCAGGACGTCCACGCCCAACTGCGCGAGGTGGCAGGTGAGCTGGGGCTCGCTCGCAACCCCAAGCCCGCAGAACCGGACGCGATCCACCGTGCACTGCTCGCAGGTCTTCTTTCTCACGTAGGGGTCAAGGACCCCGACAGCTACGAGTACCGGGGAGCGCGCGGCTCACGCTTCGCCATCAACCCGGGCTCCGCTCTCTTCAAAAAGGCTCCCGACTGGGTGATGGCCGCTGAACTCGTCGAAACCAGCCGCCTGTGGGCACGCGGTGTCACCAGGATCGACCCGGAGTGGGTCGAGGAGATCGGCTCCCACGTAGTCAAACGGTCGCACTCGGATCCGTGGTGGGATGCCGATCGCGGAGCAGCCGTCGCCCACGAGACGGTCACGATCTACGGGCTGCCCCTGCAGACCGCGCGGACGGTCCTCTACGGTCGAGTCGACCAGGCCACCGCCCGGGAATCTTTCATCCTCAACGCGCTGGTCGCCGGTGACTGGCCGAGCGACCACGCCTTCGTCGCGCACAACCGGGCGCGGGTGCAGGAGGTTCTCGGTCTCGAAGCCCGGGCCCGCCGGGCGAACCTGCTCGTCGACGATCAGGCCGTGAACGAGTTCTTCGACGCCCGAATCCCGGCCGACATCACATCGGTCCGCCACTTCGACGCCTGGTGGCGTAGAACACGCCCGGACAACCCCCACTTGCTCGACCTCTCACTCAGTGACCTCATCGATCCCGGGGCGGAGGAGGTCGACGAAGCTGCCTATCCCGAGGTGTGGCAGCACGGCGACGTCGAGATCCCTCTCGGATACGAGTTCGACCCCGAGAGCCCGACGGATGGGATCACGGTGGTCATTCCTGTGTCGGCTCTCGAGCGCCTCGATCCTGCCACGTTCGAGTGGCATGTCCCCGGCCACCGCCAGGAACTCGTAGTCGCTCTGATTCGCTCGCTACCCAAGCGGCTTCGCAAGAGCCTGGCGCCCATTCCGGACACTGCCCGCACGGTGCTGGCGGGGGGTGTCCCGCCGGGGGTAGGCCTCACTGCTTTTCTGCGGCGCCAACTGTCTCGGATCGTCGGCGAACCCATCCCGCCGGACTCCTTCGATCTCGAATCGCTTCCGTCGCATCTGCGGCCCATCTTCCGGATCGAAGCATTGGACGGCTCGGTTCTAGCGGAAGGCCGCAATCTGTCCTCTCTCAAGGACGAGTTGCGCGCCGAAGCACGCTCCACCGCATCGGCCACCCGACACGAACTGGAAGCCGCCGGGCTGACGACCTGGAGCGTCGGCGAGCTTCCACACACCGTCGAAATCCAGGGGCCCGACCATGCAGTAACGGCGTACCCGGCGCTGGTCGACGACGGCGACTCGGTGAGCGTACGATTGCTCGCCACTGCCGGGGAGCAGGCCGGGTCGATGTGGGAAGGCACGAGGCGCCTCCTGCTACTCAACCTGCCGTCCGGGGCCGAGTTGCTTCGTCCGCTGCTCACCCGTGAAGCGAAGGTGGCGCTCACAGCCGGACCCTTCGCGGACGCCGACGAGTGGGCCACCGACTGTCTGACCAGTGCCCTGGATGACGTCATCGTGCGGATGGGTGGACCGCCGGCCAACGCGACCGGGTTCGACGCACTCCTGGTCGCGGCGCGCGACGATCTATACGACGAACTCGTGATCGTTGCCGAACGATCACTGCGGGTCATGTGGACCCTGGGTACTCTCCGCGCAGACCTCGACGAGGCCGCCGGAGCGTTCCCGGAGGCGGTGTCGGACATGAGGCTCCAAATCCGGCGCCTCATCTACCCGGGATTCAGTACAGGCCTGGGCGCAGACCGGCTCGAAGACGTCCACCGGTATCTCCTGGCGATCGGACGCCGGTTGACGCGACTCCCGGACGACCAGGTGCGCGACCGTGATCTGATGGAATCAGTGCTGGTGCTCGAAGCGGAACACGACCGCCTCCAGGAGATGTTGCCGCCCTCACCTGAGATGACCGACATAGCCTGGATGCTCCAGGAGTTGCGGGTAAGTCTCTTCGCGCAGAGTCTCGGCACGCGCGGCAAGGTCAGTGAGAAGCGGATTCGAAAGGCGATGGCCGACCTCGCCATGAGCGGTTGA
- a CDS encoding cyclic nucleotide-binding domain-containing protein has product MNVLHRRSDRIDMLKKVSLFSNLSKKDLTEVAKRADEVHVPKGTVLAEQGEQGSQGFIIVRGTVSVRRNNRKISTHGEGEVLGEMSLLDGKPRSASLRVESDAVLLVIHRRDFQYLVDHLPGLDRKILVSLSARLRSMDKALDH; this is encoded by the coding sequence GTGAATGTGCTCCACCGTCGATCCGACCGGATCGACATGCTCAAGAAAGTATCGCTGTTTTCGAACCTCAGCAAGAAAGATCTCACCGAGGTGGCAAAACGAGCGGACGAGGTACACGTCCCCAAGGGAACTGTGCTCGCCGAACAGGGCGAGCAGGGCAGTCAGGGTTTCATCATCGTGCGCGGCACCGTCTCGGTTCGCCGGAACAACCGCAAGATCTCGACCCACGGGGAAGGTGAGGTGCTCGGCGAGATGTCATTGCTCGACGGAAAGCCGCGCAGCGCCTCCCTGCGAGTTGAATCCGATGCAGTTCTGCTCGTAATCCATCGCCGCGATTTCCAGTACCTCGTCGATCATCTGCCGGGACTCGATCGCAAGATCCTCGTGAGCTTGTCGGCACGGTTGCGAAGCATGGACAAAGCCCTTGATCACTGA
- a CDS encoding Hsp20/alpha crystallin family protein, which yields MALIRWSPFDALTALERDMQQIMDRLPMSAGSPERNVELVWRPKVDVFREKDALIVRAELPGVDPDKDIEVSIEDRVLHVSGQRSFDREIDEADFYLAERSYGSFRRDIMLPEGVDAEQLEAHFENGVLTMKIQLPTEVQPGSRRIPISVGTTVDTELKTED from the coding sequence ATGGCACTCATTCGCTGGTCTCCTTTCGATGCCTTGACAGCACTCGAACGAGACATGCAGCAGATAATGGATCGTTTGCCGATGTCGGCAGGATCACCGGAGCGGAACGTCGAGCTCGTCTGGCGTCCGAAGGTTGACGTGTTCCGCGAGAAGGACGCCTTGATCGTGCGTGCAGAGCTGCCGGGCGTAGATCCGGACAAGGACATCGAGGTCTCTATCGAGGATCGTGTGCTTCACGTTTCTGGTCAGCGGTCGTTCGATCGAGAGATCGATGAGGCGGACTTCTACCTGGCGGAGCGATCGTACGGCAGCTTCAGACGCGACATCATGCTGCCGGAGGGGGTCGACGCCGAGCAACTCGAAGCCCATTTCGAGAATGGGGTGCTGACGATGAAGATCCAGTTGCCGACCGAGGTTCAGCCAGGTTCCCGTCGGATACCGATCTCCGTCGGGACGACCGTCGACACTGAACTCAAGACTGAGGATTGA
- a CDS encoding pyridoxamine 5'-phosphate oxidase family protein yields MPAPVTTDSVWEVVEKYLFGVLAFVTPSHEARSAGIVYVVHDRTFYISSGSETWKTRHIRANPKVSLTITIPKRLPFIPFLKIPAAVATCQGTAEILGVDAVDTSIIKRIYRGMEVTEQLRAETRVIKVTPTGDFVTYGIGVPMIRMRIPEEARGRAPVA; encoded by the coding sequence ATGCCCGCCCCCGTTACAACCGATTCCGTCTGGGAAGTCGTCGAGAAGTATCTCTTCGGCGTCCTCGCTTTCGTCACGCCTTCGCACGAGGCCCGTTCGGCGGGGATCGTCTACGTCGTGCACGACCGGACCTTCTACATCTCGTCCGGCTCTGAAACATGGAAGACTCGCCATATCCGAGCCAACCCCAAGGTCTCGCTGACGATCACCATTCCCAAGCGCCTGCCCTTCATCCCATTTCTGAAGATTCCGGCTGCAGTCGCGACCTGTCAGGGGACGGCGGAGATTCTCGGGGTGGATGCCGTTGATACCTCCATCATCAAACGGATCTATCGGGGTATGGAAGTGACCGAGCAACTTCGTGCCGAGACCCGGGTGATCAAGGTCACTCCCACCGGCGACTTCGTGACCTACGGGATCGGCGTACCGATGATCCGGATGCGGATTCCCGAGGAAGCACGCGGGCGCGCCCCTGTTGCATAG
- the msrB gene encoding peptide-methionine (R)-S-oxide reductase MsrB: MTETPFPKLTDEEWRKRLTPEQYAVTRQAATEPPFSGKYWNVKEDGVYRCVACGTELFRSDTKFESGSGWPSFYAAVDEGRVIAKEDRSHGMVRTEIMCATCDSHLGHLFDDGPNPTGLRYCINSAALDLDPD; the protein is encoded by the coding sequence ATGACAGAGACCCCGTTCCCAAAGCTGACCGACGAGGAGTGGCGCAAACGGCTGACTCCGGAGCAGTACGCCGTCACCCGGCAGGCAGCCACCGAACCGCCATTCAGCGGCAAGTACTGGAACGTCAAGGAAGACGGCGTCTACCGATGCGTAGCCTGCGGGACCGAGCTCTTCCGGTCGGACACCAAATTCGAATCAGGAAGCGGATGGCCGAGCTTCTACGCAGCCGTTGACGAAGGACGAGTCATCGCCAAGGAAGACCGCAGCCACGGCATGGTCCGCACCGAGATCATGTGTGCAACTTGCGACAGTCACCTGGGACATCTCTTCGACGACGGTCCCAACCCGACCGGTCTGCGTTACTGCATCAACTCCGCCGCGCTCGATCTCGATCCGGACTGA
- a CDS encoding MBL fold metallo-hydrolase — translation MIEIVDGIHRLGTSYHNFYVITEGGKATVIDAGCSKEWPKLVAGLGQIGLAPDDVEAIIATHSHADHLGFGREAANAGVTIKVHEAEEARALGRYQGKSAVAVSDLPLLRPGTWKFLIAVLRVGITKRPPLDSVETFTDGETLDLPGSPTVIHTPGHTEGHASFHLAKRGVLFSGDALVTRDILGSRTLRAQMLGDEFHNDPARARESLGRLAGIDAHLILPGHGDPLHTSPADAVRAVRA, via the coding sequence ATGATCGAGATCGTTGATGGAATCCACCGACTCGGAACCTCCTATCACAACTTCTACGTCATCACAGAAGGCGGGAAGGCAACCGTGATCGACGCCGGGTGCTCGAAGGAGTGGCCCAAACTCGTCGCAGGTCTCGGGCAAATCGGCCTGGCCCCTGATGATGTCGAAGCGATCATCGCCACTCATTCGCATGCAGATCATCTCGGTTTTGGACGGGAAGCAGCAAATGCCGGCGTGACGATCAAAGTGCACGAGGCGGAAGAGGCCCGTGCGCTCGGCCGCTATCAGGGGAAATCGGCGGTTGCAGTATCCGACCTTCCGCTGCTTCGACCCGGAACGTGGAAGTTCCTGATCGCCGTACTACGGGTCGGCATCACGAAGAGGCCTCCGCTCGACTCGGTCGAGACCTTCACAGACGGTGAGACCCTCGACCTTCCTGGATCGCCGACCGTGATCCACACACCCGGTCACACGGAAGGGCATGCGTCGTTCCATCTCGCCAAACGGGGGGTTTTGTTCTCAGGCGACGCCCTCGTGACACGAGACATCCTGGGGTCACGAACGCTGCGTGCCCAAATGCTCGGCGACGAGTTCCACAACGACCCTGCCCGGGCCCGGGAGTCACTGGGGCGCCTGGCAGGGATCGACGCTCACCTGATTCTCCCCGGTCACGGTGATCCGCTTCACACGTCACCCGCTGACGCCGTTCGCGCCGTCCGGGCTTAG
- a CDS encoding YbhB/YbcL family Raf kinase inhibitor-like protein: protein MQFASSSFSDGRAIPGEYAFCVPDEETHATFGGNKSPSFEWENLPTETRSLVLICHDPDVPSQPDDVNQEGREVPSDLPRVDFYHWVLVDLPPDLGCFGRGAFSSEVTPGGKGPEGPFGTRSGFNNYTQWFDGDPDMAGTYHGYDGPCPPWNDSVMHHYVFTLYALDVARCPVEGLFSGPDVLAAIDGHVLDKSSITGVYTLNPRLL from the coding sequence ATGCAGTTCGCCAGTTCTAGCTTCTCAGATGGTCGGGCGATTCCGGGGGAGTACGCCTTCTGCGTGCCGGACGAGGAGACGCACGCCACATTCGGAGGGAACAAGAGCCCCTCCTTCGAGTGGGAGAATCTCCCGACGGAGACTCGCTCACTCGTCCTGATCTGCCACGACCCGGATGTCCCATCACAGCCGGACGACGTGAACCAGGAAGGCAGGGAAGTCCCCTCGGATCTTCCCCGGGTCGACTTCTATCACTGGGTGCTCGTCGATCTTCCGCCGGACCTTGGATGCTTCGGAAGAGGCGCCTTCTCGAGTGAGGTCACCCCGGGCGGGAAGGGCCCGGAAGGCCCCTTCGGGACCCGCTCCGGCTTCAACAACTACACGCAGTGGTTTGACGGTGATCCCGACATGGCCGGCACTTACCACGGCTACGACGGACCCTGTCCGCCCTGGAACGATTCGGTGATGCACCACTACGTGTTCACGTTGTACGCCCTGGATGTCGCCCGTTGCCCGGTAGAGGGATTGTTCTCGGGGCCGGATGTCCTGGCAGCCATCGATGGCCACGTGCTCGACAAGTCCAGCATTACGGGGGTGTATACCCTCAATCCGCGTTTGCTCTGA
- a CDS encoding nitroreductase/quinone reductase family protein → MEPALDELARFTTIDLTTIGRTTGLLRRIEIWWFRVDGRFIITGTPGFRDWYANVLANPAVVIHVDGRALPATVRPVRDPGVRLRVFTHPDTNWYTTQASLDDLVATSPMVEVRFDD, encoded by the coding sequence GTGGAGCCTGCGCTCGACGAACTGGCGCGGTTCACGACGATCGATCTGACCACAATTGGTCGGACGACCGGCCTGCTGAGACGCATCGAGATTTGGTGGTTTCGTGTCGACGGCCGGTTCATCATCACGGGTACGCCCGGATTCCGCGATTGGTACGCGAATGTCCTGGCGAACCCGGCAGTGGTAATCCATGTCGACGGTCGCGCCCTGCCCGCCACGGTGCGGCCGGTCCGTGATCCGGGAGTTCGCCTTCGAGTGTTCACTCACCCGGATACGAACTGGTACACGACACAAGCCTCGCTCGACGACCTGGTGGCGACTTCCCCGATGGTCGAGGTTCGATTCGACGACTGA